The following coding sequences are from one Aliarcobacter skirrowii CCUG 10374 window:
- a CDS encoding 50S ribosomal protein L25/general stress protein Ctc: MLEGIVRDSITKPAVKALRKEGYLIANIYGKGMENISAAFKRNEYIKYLKNKTTLAFDIKVDGKVLSVVVKEYQKCPITSDLLHVDLMVAQKGVRSSYSIPVVTTGTAKGLKNKGLLMLHTRRVPVKCMVENLPNNITIDVTNLDTGDNVLLRDLTLPEGVDCYLDPRVPIVGVIKAK, from the coding sequence ATGTTAGAGGGTATCGTAAGAGATAGTATAACAAAACCAGCTGTAAAGGCTTTAAGAAAAGAGGGATATTTAATTGCAAATATCTATGGAAAAGGTATGGAGAACATCTCTGCTGCATTTAAAAGAAATGAGTATATCAAATATTTAAAAAATAAAACTACTCTTGCTTTTGATATTAAAGTAGATGGAAAAGTTTTAAGTGTAGTTGTAAAAGAGTACCAAAAATGTCCTATTACTTCTGATTTATTACATGTTGATTTAATGGTTGCACAAAAAGGTGTAAGAAGTTCATACTCTATTCCAGTTGTTACTACAGGAACAGCTAAAGGTCTTAAAAATAAAGGTCTTTTAATGCTTCACACAAGAAGAGTTCCAGTTAAATGTATGGTTGAAAACTTACCAAACAACATAACAATTGATGTAACAAATCTTGATACTGGTGATAACGTATTATTAAGAGATTTAACACTTCCAGAGGGTGTTGATTGCTATTTAGACCCACGAGTTCCAATCGTTGGTGTAATTAAAGCTAAATAA
- the pth gene encoding aminoacyl-tRNA hydrolase, protein MHLIVGLGNIGEKYQNTRHNIGFLVVDFMTKNLNTTNINNQNFQSNLQKSGYNLFSKPNTYMNNSGVAIRAIMDYYKIDLENVIIIHDDLDLPFGVVRYKIGGSHGGHNGLKSLDSHIGQDYIRVRVGIGKPKDKAEVVNYVLNDFSKAELEILYSTIIPHVASSVEALKELSIDEVKSKFSLKLEL, encoded by the coding sequence ATGCACTTAATTGTTGGTCTTGGAAATATTGGTGAAAAATATCAAAATACAAGACACAATATTGGATTTTTAGTCGTAGATTTTATGACTAAAAATCTAAATACTACAAATATAAATAATCAAAATTTTCAATCAAACTTACAAAAATCGGGATATAATCTATTTTCTAAGCCAAATACTTATATGAATAACTCAGGAGTTGCCATTAGAGCAATTATGGATTATTATAAAATTGATTTAGAAAATGTGATTATTATTCATGATGATTTAGATCTTCCATTTGGTGTTGTAAGATATAAAATAGGTGGAAGTCATGGTGGACATAATGGTTTAAAATCGCTTGATTCTCATATTGGGCAAGATTATATTAGAGTAAGAGTTGGAATTGGAAAACCAAAAGATAAAGCTGAAGTTGTAAATTATGTATTAAATGATTTTTCAAAAGCAGAGCTAGAGATTTTATATAGTACAATAATTCCTCATGTAGCATCTTCAGTTGAGGCTTTAAAAGAGTTATCAATTGATGAAGTTAAATCAAAATTTAGTTTGAAGTTGGAATTATGA
- a CDS encoding LptF/LptG family permease: MSTLSKYILIKYLKNFIIVLLSLEVFFTGLDFLQNFKSLPSSANLQLLYLFYNTIFTLTLTLPLSLVFAVIITLITFVKNNEFVAFHALGASKKSIIAPIIYTALFFILSLIVLQSTPLAYSYEQKRKIVNNEYFTNTKTDIFLKYDDYFVYFKKLYPAEQKAVDIHIYKIEDEEIVETIIAQEAYFLDNRWYASDAKIISKPKELEESSKLTIKNVESVTTLEGFLPKILNNVYESKSEYSLLDALSAWNLLQKQGINTKKVRAVIYNTLFVPFFIVPIIYLIFAYTSLNSRFFNLGNFIAGGVFSTLVIWGCFFFLYKITSSGTFMPELSLLLPLFLWVLFSYILYKKISLK, encoded by the coding sequence ATGAGTACTCTTTCAAAATATATTTTAATAAAATATTTAAAAAATTTTATAATAGTTCTTCTTTCATTAGAGGTTTTTTTTACAGGTTTAGATTTTTTACAAAATTTTAAATCTCTTCCTAGCTCTGCAAACCTACAGCTTTTGTATCTTTTTTATAATACAATTTTTACTTTAACTCTAACTCTTCCACTATCGCTAGTTTTTGCAGTTATAATTACTTTAATAACATTTGTAAAAAATAACGAATTTGTTGCATTTCACGCACTTGGAGCTTCAAAAAAGAGTATTATTGCTCCAATAATATATACAGCACTATTTTTTATATTATCATTAATAGTTCTTCAATCAACTCCTTTGGCTTACTCTTATGAGCAAAAAAGAAAAATTGTAAATAATGAATATTTTACAAATACAAAAACTGATATTTTTTTAAAATATGATGACTATTTTGTATATTTTAAAAAATTATATCCAGCAGAGCAAAAAGCTGTTGATATACATATTTACAAAATAGAGGATGAGGAGATTGTTGAGACAATAATTGCTCAAGAAGCTTATTTTTTAGATAATAGATGGTATGCAAGTGATGCTAAAATTATTTCAAAACCAAAAGAGCTTGAAGAGAGTTCTAAATTGACAATAAAAAATGTTGAGTCAGTTACAACTCTTGAGGGGTTTTTACCTAAAATATTAAATAATGTATATGAATCAAAAAGTGAATACTCTTTGCTTGATGCATTAAGTGCTTGGAATCTATTACAAAAACAAGGTATTAATACAAAAAAAGTTAGAGCTGTTATATATAATACTCTATTTGTGCCATTTTTTATAGTTCCAATTATATATTTGATATTTGCTTATACATCATTAAATAGTAGATTTTTTAATTTAGGTAATTTTATAGCAGGTGGAGTATTTAGTACACTTGTAATTTGGGGTTGTTTTTTCTTTTTATATAAAATAACAAGCTCTGGAACTTTTATGCCAGAGTTATCTTTATTGCTACCTCTATTTTTATGGGTACTCTTTTCATATATTCTTTATAAAAAAATTAGTTTAAAATAG